In one Natronosalvus amylolyticus genomic region, the following are encoded:
- a CDS encoding SAM hydrolase/SAM-dependent halogenase family protein has translation MITLASDFGSPYPAAMKGVLLERTDSATRLVDLTHELPRGDVRSSAFWLREILPYVPPAIHLVVVDPGVGTDRRAIVVNAGDHRLVGPDNGVLLPVARRLVGNAEQHSDIESADDPAADVEAYVVDESALETPVPTGGKAEAAGSTTFHGRDVFAPIAAALEETSQSLETLPWLSPLSEPIDCRLPTAATDGDTADATVLAVDDFGNVITNVPGRFLEGVDRVLVDDERVPVGETFASVERGEPVALVGSHGYVELDVNDGRGSEAFGLFVDEHVTLERLESP, from the coding sequence ATGATTACACTCGCCTCTGACTTTGGCTCTCCGTACCCCGCGGCGATGAAAGGCGTCCTGCTCGAGCGAACCGATTCTGCTACGCGGCTGGTCGACCTCACCCACGAACTGCCGCGGGGAGACGTTCGCTCGAGTGCGTTCTGGCTTCGCGAGATCCTCCCGTACGTTCCGCCAGCGATTCATCTCGTCGTCGTCGATCCCGGTGTCGGCACGGATCGACGAGCGATTGTCGTCAATGCGGGCGATCACCGGCTGGTGGGCCCCGACAACGGCGTCTTACTGCCGGTTGCGCGACGTCTGGTGGGCAATGCCGAACAGCATTCGGATATCGAGTCGGCTGACGACCCAGCAGCAGACGTCGAGGCGTACGTCGTCGACGAATCAGCACTCGAGACTCCTGTTCCCACGGGCGGCAAAGCGGAAGCCGCCGGAAGCACTACCTTCCACGGTCGGGACGTATTTGCCCCGATTGCGGCTGCCCTCGAGGAGACGAGTCAGTCGCTCGAGACGCTCCCCTGGCTCAGTCCGCTTTCGGAGCCGATCGACTGTAGGCTCCCAACGGCTGCAACCGACGGCGACACCGCCGACGCGACGGTGCTCGCTGTCGACGATTTCGGCAACGTGATTACGAACGTTCCAGGTCGCTTCCTCGAGGGGGTCGACAGGGTGCTGGTAGATGACGAGCGCGTCCCAGTTGGGGAGACGTTTGCCTCCGTCGAGCGCGGCGAACCGGTCGCGCTCGTGGGGAGTCACGGCTACGTCGAACTCGACGTGAACGATGGGCGTGGCTCGGAGGCGTTCGGCCTGTTTGTCGATGAACACGTCACTCTCGAGCGTCTCGAGAGCCCCTGA
- a CDS encoding HalOD1 output domain-containing protein — MSHNPPIDRLTQIGGPDERPVYYDDCGGTYHTWCDMGEYEPVSTALLMAVSSVLGKEPEDLEALHECVNPDALNELFVHWRGDEPRVGDGAISFSFAQCDVTVRADGEIVIDPKRTPTPA, encoded by the coding sequence ATGTCCCACAATCCACCAATTGACCGACTGACACAGATCGGGGGACCTGATGAGCGGCCGGTCTACTACGACGATTGTGGGGGGACGTATCACACCTGGTGTGACATGGGGGAGTACGAACCGGTAAGCACCGCCTTGCTGATGGCGGTTTCTTCCGTCCTCGGAAAAGAGCCGGAAGATCTCGAGGCGCTCCACGAGTGTGTCAATCCCGACGCACTCAACGAACTGTTCGTCCACTGGCGCGGTGACGAACCACGCGTCGGCGACGGGGCGATATCGTTCAGTTTCGCACAGTGTGACGTTACGGTCCGTGCCGACGGCGAGATCGTCATCGACCCGAAACGCACACCAACACCGGCATAA
- the thsA gene encoding thermosome subunit alpha, which produces MFILSEDSKRTQGRDAQSSNIMAGKAVSEAVRTTLGPRGMDKMLVDSSGNVVITNDGATILNEMDIEHPAAQMIVEVAESQEDEVGDGTTTASVLSGTLLAEAEDLIEQDVHATTIVEGYHEAARIALEAIDEQVLNVEVDDELLVQVAESSMTGKGTGGLTPEALAETVVEAVRHVDSDEGVARDNIEVHTQVGASSSATELVSGIIIDEEPAHDEMPTVIEDASIGILDVELGVRTGEVDAEYSIDSMDQLTAALDHEEAELRQYAQDVIDSGVDVLFTTDSVDDRVASLLASEGILTFDDISNKKARKVANATGARRVGALEDLTEEAFGHADRVRSEAYGDDELAFVEGGAAAEAVTVFVRGGTDHVADELERAIGDALDVASTALESGEVVPGAGATEIAIADHVRSAAAGIEGRKQLAVTAFADAMDIIPRTLAGNTGQDPIDSLVDLRAAHEAEGRAGLITDGETVTIDDPVEYGVVDPADVKREAVESATEAATMIVRIDDVIAAE; this is translated from the coding sequence ATGTTCATTCTGAGCGAGGATAGCAAGCGAACCCAGGGGCGGGATGCCCAGTCGTCCAACATCATGGCCGGCAAAGCGGTCTCCGAAGCCGTACGGACGACACTTGGGCCGCGAGGGATGGACAAAATGCTCGTCGACTCGAGCGGGAACGTCGTCATCACGAACGACGGCGCGACCATCCTCAACGAGATGGACATCGAGCACCCGGCTGCCCAGATGATCGTCGAAGTCGCCGAGTCCCAGGAGGACGAGGTCGGTGACGGGACGACGACGGCCTCGGTTCTCTCCGGAACGTTGCTCGCCGAAGCCGAGGATCTCATCGAACAGGACGTCCACGCGACGACGATCGTCGAAGGCTACCACGAGGCTGCTCGCATCGCCCTCGAAGCCATCGACGAACAGGTACTCAACGTCGAAGTCGACGACGAACTGCTCGTCCAGGTCGCCGAATCCAGTATGACTGGCAAGGGCACCGGTGGACTCACACCCGAAGCCCTGGCAGAGACTGTCGTCGAAGCCGTCCGCCACGTCGACAGCGACGAGGGCGTCGCCCGAGACAACATCGAGGTCCACACCCAGGTCGGCGCTTCCTCGAGTGCGACCGAACTGGTCTCCGGGATCATCATCGACGAAGAGCCGGCCCACGACGAGATGCCAACCGTCATCGAAGACGCCTCAATCGGTATTCTCGACGTCGAACTCGGCGTCCGCACCGGCGAGGTCGACGCGGAGTACTCCATCGACTCCATGGACCAGCTCACCGCCGCCCTCGACCACGAAGAGGCCGAACTCCGCCAGTACGCCCAGGACGTCATCGACAGCGGCGTCGACGTGCTCTTTACCACCGACAGCGTCGACGACCGCGTCGCCTCGCTGCTCGCCAGCGAAGGAATCCTGACCTTCGACGACATCAGCAACAAGAAAGCCCGCAAAGTCGCCAATGCCACCGGTGCCCGACGTGTCGGTGCGCTCGAAGACCTCACGGAAGAAGCGTTCGGTCACGCCGACCGCGTCCGCAGTGAAGCCTACGGCGACGACGAACTCGCGTTCGTCGAAGGCGGTGCTGCCGCCGAAGCCGTCACCGTCTTCGTTCGTGGCGGAACCGACCACGTCGCCGACGAACTCGAGCGCGCCATCGGTGACGCTCTCGACGTCGCCTCGACCGCCCTCGAGAGCGGTGAGGTCGTGCCCGGTGCTGGCGCAACCGAAATCGCTATCGCCGACCACGTCCGCTCGGCTGCTGCCGGTATCGAAGGCCGCAAACAGCTCGCCGTGACGGCGTTCGCCGACGCCATGGACATCATCCCACGGACGCTCGCCGGCAACACCGGCCAGGACCCAATCGACTCGCTGGTCGACCTGCGCGCAGCCCACGAAGCCGAGGGGCGCGCCGGCCTTATTACCGACGGTGAAACCGTTACCATCGACGACCCGGTCGAATACGGCGTCGTCGACCCCGCCGACGTGAAACGCGAAGCCGTCGAAAGTGCCACCGAAGCCGCCACCATGATCGTCCGTATCGACGACGTTATCGCTGCCGAATAA